The Candidatus Nomurabacteria bacterium DNA window TTGTAAAAATAATCCAAACTTAATCTCCTTATTACAAAGAATATCAGGATTTGGCGTGCGACCTGCAGCGTATTCTGCAAAGAAGATATCCATAACCCGTTGACGATACTCTTCTTCAAAATCCCAGACTTCGAAAGGAATGCCTAACTGGGTAGCAACCCGGACCGCATCTTTGCGATCAGCTTCTTCTGAGCAGTATGGCGAAATCTTGGACTTGGTCCAGTTTTTCATAAATACGCCCGTGATGTCATATCCTTGGTCTCGCAATAAAAGTGCGGCAACCGAAGAATCAACCCCACCGGACATACCTACGGCGATTTTTTTCTTCTTCGTCATAGCGACGCAATGTACCACATGCCGAAGCCTGATGCAAGCATCTTTACTTGCCTAGCGCGGTATAGAGGTCATAGACATCAGTCGTACCCTCTCGCAAAACTTCAACATACATACGGACGCTCCCATCGCTCTGCGTAATAACTTCCGGCTGTCGAATACTGCGATTGTTTGGACCGAGCAATACGGCTTGATTGGTTTTCGTAAAAGTGAGTCCATCACTGCTCTCGGCTTGGAAAATTGCCAAGCTTTGTACAATGTTCCCGTCTTGCGAAATGTCACTTCGCGGCGCAGCGTAATAGAGAATGTAATCCTCCCCTAGGTAGTGAAGCGCTGGATCATATACCGTTGCGGCTATGCGTTCACCTTCCCAGATCCAGTCCTGACCAACATTTTCTGAAAGCATGCTCACAATTCGATCACCCTGAGACTCATATACCATACGCAAGTTGCCATTTGGGAGAAGCAGGAGATCAGGACTACTCAACAAGCCTGCATCATTACGAGCACCATCAACAATTTTGCCGTGCTGGCTAAAACGCAATCCATCAGAAGAAAAGGCTACATAAAAAGCGCGAGGTTGATCAATCTGCGGCACTTCAATTTTTTGTCGAGGTGATAACTCATACACCATGATGAAATACTCACTCGAAATTTGAAGCACTGCTGGATTATGAATTTCCGGACGGCGATCAAAAGGAATGCTAGTGTCCTCAGAAATGCCGGTTGACTCGGGATCACCAAATTCTACCCCATCTTGAGAAGTTCTCCGATAAATATTCCCATCCTGCACATAGTAGAGTGCGATCGTGCCATCGGGGTACACAATACTTGAAACATTAGTAATACCTCGTAAGATCGGCTCATCACTGAGGGTCCAGCTTTGTGGCGCGTCAAGGTCAGGCGCTTCTGGTATGACAAAGGAATAATCGTTTTCTGCGCTTGAGGTATTGGTGATAGGCCCCGGGGTTAATGTAGTTCCAGGGTTATACCAACGGGTGAGCAGAGCTATGCTAAAAAGGACAATTGAAAGCACAAGTGTCTGCCAATACAAACGCGGAATACTATACAACTTTGTTTTTTTGTTTCGCGTCGACCTAATCCGATTCCTCAAGGTCGTCCCAGCGACCGAGGATTTCCTTTTGGGTCTGCTGGAGGCACGACGCGCAGTAGTCTTCACTGCCCTCCTCATATTTTTTCTTGCACTGTTTACAAGTTTTCACTGACTCAGTATAACAGAAATCTTTTTTTAGCCCAAAAAAACCAAAGTGGCATGGAAAGAAACAATACGTTATACTGCTCGTATGCATATTATTTTTCGTTGGATTCTTAACGCACTCGCCCTCCTCCTGGTCGCCTATCTCCTGCCTGGATTTGCGGTTGATTCTTTTTATGCCGCGCTTATTACCGCGCTTATCCTAGGCATCCTGAACGCGGTTATCCGACCGCTGCTCATCATCCTCACCCTGCCCGTTACCATCCTCACTCTCGGACTTTTCACCTTTGTGATTAATGCCCTGCTTATCTGGTTTGTAGCGAGCTTTGTGCAAGGATTTCAGGTTGATGGATTTGGACCTGCTTTCCTAGCTGGATTACTACTTTGGATTATTTCTTGGTTCACCAACGGACTTACAAAAAAGCGCAACACAAAACCAAAAGTGGAAGTATTAGGTCAACCTAAATAGCCCTGCATGCAACGCGCCTCCGGAGTCTTACTGCCGGTCTCTTCACTACCTAGTCCCTATGGCATTGGTGATTTTGGGCCATCTGCGTATACCTATGTAGATTGGCTGCAGGAAGCAGGTCAGAGATACTGGACCATCCTGCCTCTCCTTATCCCTGACTCGCTGGGGTCACCCTTTAATACCGTTTCCGCCTTTGCGCTGAATTGGCAACTTATTAGCCCGGAACTTCTGGTACAACAGAAACTCCTTGATGCAAAAACTGCTCGTGCGCTACAGAGTGATGCAAAACGAGTTCGCCATCGTGAGGTAGCGCAAACAAAACGCCGAATTTTGCACCAAGCTTGGAAATATTTCCTTCTTCATGCAAGCGCTCAGCAACGGCGTGACTTTGCTGCTTTTCAAAAGCAAGAAAAAGACTGGCTAGACGATTTTGCGCTTTATATGGCAATCAAAGAAACGCAGCGAGGTCGACCCTGGTTTCGTTGGATCAACGTCTATCGAGAACGAGATTTTAAAGCACTGCAAAAGTTTCGCGAGAAACAAAGCGATAGGATACAGCAGCACGCTTTTGGCCAATGGGTTGCTACTCAACAATGGCAGTCATTAAAAGACTATGCCAATAAAAAAGGTGTGCGTATTTTTGGCGATCTCCCTTTCGCCGTAGCGCATGACAGCGTTGATGTTTGGAGTCATCCAGAACTTTTTTACATAAGCCCGCAGGGTAAATCCCTCCAAGTACTTGGAGTTCCACCTGATAGTTTTTCTAAAACCGGACAACTGTGGGGTTCACCGGCTTATAAGTGGAAAAAACACGCAGCTACTCACTTCCAGTGGTGGGTGCAACGCTTTGCTAAAGCAAGTCAGCTCTATGACATGCTCCGGCTCGATCATTTCCGTGGTTACGCAGCGAACTGGGTTATTCCTGGAAAAGCAAAAACAGCCAAGGGTGGACACTGGGAAAAAGTGCCTGGTAAAAAACTCTTCCGCGCAATTCAGAAAAAGGCTCAACACCTACACTGTGTGGCCGAAGACCTGGGTGTCATAACACCGGATGTGATTGCGCTAAGGAATGCTCTTCAATTTCCCGGCATGCGCATACTTGAATTTGGCCTAAGTGATGGCAAGCGAAGTGTGCACCATCCTGATAATTATCCAATAAACTGTGTAGCCTATACCGGCACCCACGACCTCCCTCCACTCAAACAGTGGTTCCACAATGCAAAGCGCACAAGTAAAATGAATGCGACACGCTATGGGCAGAGCGACACCCAACACATTGGGCAAAATCTCATCCACGCCCTGCTATGGAACAAAGCGAAAATAGTAATCATACAAATGCAAGACCTGCTTGCGCTTGGCCAGGGCAGCCGTATAAACACCCCAGCCACCAAGCGAAATAACTGGAGCTGGAGATTGACTTCGACCTCTCTCAGCAAAAAAACAGCGCGAGAGCTAAAAAGTCTGCTCAAAGAAACGCGTCGGATCTAGTCTTTACTTTTCTTGTAGAATGCGATAAGTATTGTACAGATTTTGGATAGGTCGCACATTAAAATGGAGGTAATCGGATGTCGCTTATTCAGGCTCGTGTACACGAGCAAATAGCCTTCAGCAATCAAGCTGATTTCACACGACTACTGCAGCGCTATCTCGTCGCGGACCAAATCCAGCCGGGGCATCAGAACGGTACAGCTGAAGTCTCGGAAAGGCCGCGGGTGGTTCGTTTTCCTGGATGCCTGGTAGTGACGGCCGCCTATCGAAACCTCGCAGTTGGAGGGATCGACCGGTCAGACCTGCACAGACTGCATCACTTGCACGCATCACTTCGCGCCGAGCTGTATGAACCTGATGAGCTGGCCCGGGTTGGATTCTGGTCGCAGACTGATCCGGCTGCCGTCGTCACTCTCACAGCCCTGGGTGGCGGGATTCAAGAGGTTCGCTTCTTCGAATCCGAATGGCAAAGGTGCGATCAAATTCCACTCTTCTTCCAACGACTCCGTGAAGAGCATGGCGATGACGCAAATATCATCGTGCTAGAAGCGGCAGCTGCGAAGGAGATGCTCGAACTGGGCATCACGCCAAAGAGCTTGCAGTGTTTCTTGGTCCAGATCGATGCCCACCGGGTTTCTGTCGTCGACAACTTCATGCCAACTTTCGTGCCCAAGTAGGAGGATCTCCCAGGCCCTGAGGTAAACACTTCAGGGCCTTTTTTATTTTACGTATGACTTGACAAAAGCCCTCTTTTTAGTATACTGGCCGGTCTAGAAATAGTAGTAGCTATCGAACGGAACGTATATTCACAAAGGGAAGAGGAGGCTCAAACGTGGTGCAGAAGACTGCCACGGCTTGGGTCGTGGCATTCATTCTTCTGTTCTGCCACGCTCAAGCCTCGACTGCTACAGTCACTCATTTCGTTTTTGGCATGCGCGGCAACGCGAATGTCGACGTGTGTGACAACGGCGACCTTCGCCAGTTTCACACCACGCCGGCAGGTGGACTCGTATTCACCAGTATGGGAGGTGGCGAATTCGAGATCGGTCTCGAGGGTCAAGTCAGCTGCAGTCGTGATGGAGGAGGTGGAGAAAACCTCATCCAAAACGGCGCTTTTGACCAGGGCACTTGCTCAGAATGGGAATTGGAGGACCCCAATGGACGCGCTGCAGCATCCTGTAGCAATGAGGGTCGCGTCACCGTGCAGAGTAGCGGACAATACTACGAAGTCCAGCTCAAGCAATCGATCCCGCTGATCAATGGTCAATGGTATCGTCTGAGCTTCGACGGCGACAGTAGCGTTCGCCACATCATACCGGTCGGAATTATCAATCCGGCCAGCTATGATTCGATCGGCCTCTGGGCTGATTGCGATCTGCACACCGATCGACGCAGCTTCGAATACCTTTTTCGCTCCAGTGAGACCATCTCTGATGCACGCTTCAGTTTCTACATTGGTGAACATCCGGCGACCTATCGTTTCGACAACGTAACGATAGTGCCGGTTGATCCCAGTGCAGACTGTTTCCGTGCTCCAGGTGAACTCATTGTGAACGGAGGGTTCGAGTGCGATCAGGTCTGCCAGCACGCTTGGCGATTCGAGGATCACTTTGGACCCGGCTATGCTCTGTGCGATGCTGTGTCCCATAGTGGTGCTCACTCAGCCAAGCTACGACCAGCTCAAGCGGGTCAGTACTACGAAACGCAGTATCAGCAGCTTGTCACTGTCCAACAGGGACAACGCTATGAATTGCGTTTCTACGCCCGGACCAATCGTGACCCGCAGACTATTGTGGTCGAGCTGGTTGACCCACAGAGCTTTGCGAACCGCGGACTCGTCTTTGGTCCCGTGCTCAACAGTAGCTGGACTGAGGTGCGACAAAGCTTCACTGCCAATCGTAGTGGTGTTGCTCGTCTCGGTTTTGCGGTTGGTAACTGGGACCCTGGTACTCCGGTCTGGATCGACGACGTCAGCTTGCGTCCGGTACTTAGCGTCGGAGGCGGTGACGCACAAAGCGCGACACCATCAGCCCTGGCCACCCAAGCGAACGCTGCAGTCTTTGCTCTAGAGCAACGAGCTGATGTTCGTATCAACGTCTTTGACGTGGGAGGACGTCAAATTGCTGGCGAGTCTCGCTCCTTGTCTGCCGGGACTCATACCTACATCTGGGACGGATTGCTGCACAGCGGTGTCCGTGCTCCCAGCGGCATTTACTTTGTCCAGGTCACCGGCGCTAGTGTCCATGCCATCAAACGCATTGTAATGGTGCGTTAGAGGCTGGAACCATGCGTCAACACATCTACAACAGCGCCTGAAGAGATTTACTCTCTCAGGCGCTTTTTTGTATATGAAAAGCCGCCAAAGTTCCGAAGAAGCTTGGCGGCGAGAGACGAGGAGGGATCAGGCGCCCTCAGTACTGACCTCCTCCTTCCCGCAAAGATGCAGGATGAATGACAATAGCGTGAGGAACCCGAGGATCCCGCCTGCAATAAGCAGGAACCAGCGGCCGAGGTCTCCGAAGAAACCCCGATAGACTCCTTCGATGAAGGGACGATGACCCGTGCCTTCAAACACGAGTACCGTGGGGAATCCTCCCCAAAACATGAGGAGGGAGATGATCGCAAGAGTCGCCACCGACACACCCATGGCAAAGGGCGACAGAATGATCGCCAGTCCCATGTGCTTTCCGACCAGCTTGAGCAAACCCGTAAACAAGCGTGCCATAATAGTATTCCTCGTATGTACCGACCTCAAAAGGTCGAGTTTGAGTCAATGTACAAAACGTATCTGGGCAATATAATAGCACATTTCGTTTATTTTGTCAATATATAAAGCTAAAATCTTGCTAATCTTGGCGAATTATCATGCAATACTGTGCTTGCTGCAATAGTTTTACGGAAGCCCACTCGCTCTTGCGCATGCTTCCGTACATTCCACATTGCTCCCCAACGCAACATATACGCACCATAACGCTCATGCACTCGATCAATCACTGCTTCAACAGCATCGTGATTTACCTCGGGCCAAATCTTGAGCTGACCGCTCCTTGGGCGTAAGCGAAAAGTGCCTATGCCTAAAAAAGTAAGGAAGCGTCCATGAACTTCTGGTGCTAACATATCCCAGGCCAATTGAAAAAGCTTTCGCCCTTCGCGTAGCCCATCACCTAACTTACGCTGTCCACCGTGTGAAGCGCCTTCAGCCATACGGGTATATTCACTTGGCACACTGCGAGCCATTGCCCAGATGCCATGGGCTTCTAAGTTCTTCTGGCGCAATTCCCGAGCAGTCTTTTCGCAAAGCTTCATCAACACCGCTCGGTGAAAAGTGTGATCGCGCGTACGTTCACGCAAGACATGCGTATGTCCAATTGACTTCGGGTCTCGCTCCTCCTGCACACCGCCTAATTCAATCCCTTGCACATTTGCCCAGAGCTCATAGCCACGCACTCCGAGAGCCTCCATTAGATTAGTAACTGGATAGCGATAAAGATCCTCGAGAGTAAAAATACCTAAAGCATGCAGGCGACGTTCATAGCCCTTATTAATCCCCCAAGCCTCAGTCACTGGTCGGCCGGCCAAGTAGCTTGGCACCTGGCGCCGCTCAAGCACAACCGTCCCACCCTTTGGCGCAATATCAGAGGCGAACTTAGCTAACCAGCGAGTTGGTGCTACCCCAATGGAACACCGCAGCCACTCGCCCACCTCGCGAAAAATACGCTGACGAAAAGCCTCACCTATCTTCGCCACTTCATCAAGTGAATGGGCGTCACCAGTGAAATCAACAAAAGCCTCGTCAATTGAGTAAGGCTCGATATCCTCAGAGTACTCAGCCATGATACGAAAAATTGCTTCAGTGGTGGAATGATACTTTGGTGGATCAACCTCTACCACCTTCAGGGCAGGATAAATGTGCAAACCATCCTTCACCCGCATACCAGTCACAATGCCTAACGCTTTTGCTTCTCGTGAAGTGGCAATCATGCAGCCTCCCGGCGCCATGGTGGCGGCAATGCCGACCGGCCGACCTCGCAACTTCGGATTCGCCTGCTGCTCGACTGAGGCGAAATACGAGTTCATATCGAAATGGAGAATGAGGCGAGAATGAGACATACGATTACTTAACTAGATTGACAAAACAAGCTTATGGGTGGTAAGTAAGAGGACTGTCTGATGCCCCTGAATCGGGTGTCTGTGAGCACTTACTCACATCCGTGGTGGAGACAGTGTTCCTTACACAGGAGGTAAAACCTATGAGTCGCAAGAGTGCTCACCAAACGAGGACTCCATCAGACATCAACGAAGAATCACCCTTTCTCAGAACGCTCTACTATTCCTTGATGAAGTGGAGTACGGTCCCGAGGAAAGAGATCGTGCCCGAACTACAGGACGAAATGAGACTGCGAGCTGAGACAATGGGTCTCAGCGTCACTCTCTCCAGCGGCGTTCAGGGACCGAGCTACACCGACGTCGTGCTTGGGCTTTACGTCCTGCTGACCCGTAGCTACGTCGAGAGGTCTATCCAGAACATCATCTGGGGAGTCCTGGGTCACTGCACAAATCATCAGTTCGCCAAGTTCATCCGTTTGACCAACGCGCGGCACAACCCTAATCCCGAGAGCAGGACAAGGGCGATGAGGGCGCTCTATGAAATCGCTTCATTGGGCCATAGTCGCTGGCTCAATGTTGGGAAGTCCTGGCAACGGGGCGCGAGGTGGCGCATGAACGAGCTGATCAACTCTGGTCGCTT harbors:
- a CDS encoding phage holin family protein, with product MHIIFRWILNALALLLVAYLLPGFAVDSFYAALITALILGILNAVIRPLLIILTLPVTILTLGLFTFVINALLIWFVASFVQGFQVDGFGPAFLAGLLLWIISWFTNGLTKKRNTKPKVEVLGQPK
- the malQ gene encoding 4-alpha-glucanotransferase, whose product is MQRASGVLLPVSSLPSPYGIGDFGPSAYTYVDWLQEAGQRYWTILPLLIPDSLGSPFNTVSAFALNWQLISPELLVQQKLLDAKTARALQSDAKRVRHREVAQTKRRILHQAWKYFLLHASAQQRRDFAAFQKQEKDWLDDFALYMAIKETQRGRPWFRWINVYRERDFKALQKFREKQSDRIQQHAFGQWVATQQWQSLKDYANKKGVRIFGDLPFAVAHDSVDVWSHPELFYISPQGKSLQVLGVPPDSFSKTGQLWGSPAYKWKKHAATHFQWWVQRFAKASQLYDMLRLDHFRGYAANWVIPGKAKTAKGGHWEKVPGKKLFRAIQKKAQHLHCVAEDLGVITPDVIALRNALQFPGMRILEFGLSDGKRSVHHPDNYPINCVAYTGTHDLPPLKQWFHNAKRTSKMNATRYGQSDTQHIGQNLIHALLWNKAKIVIIQMQDLLALGQGSRINTPATKRNNWSWRLTSTSLSKKTARELKSLLKETRRI
- a CDS encoding carbohydrate binding domain-containing protein, whose amino-acid sequence is MAFILLFCHAQASTATVTHFVFGMRGNANVDVCDNGDLRQFHTTPAGGLVFTSMGGGEFEIGLEGQVSCSRDGGGGENLIQNGAFDQGTCSEWELEDPNGRAAASCSNEGRVTVQSSGQYYEVQLKQSIPLINGQWYRLSFDGDSSVRHIIPVGIINPASYDSIGLWADCDLHTDRRSFEYLFRSSETISDARFSFYIGEHPATYRFDNVTIVPVDPSADCFRAPGELIVNGGFECDQVCQHAWRFEDHFGPGYALCDAVSHSGAHSAKLRPAQAGQYYETQYQQLVTVQQGQRYELRFYARTNRDPQTIVVELVDPQSFANRGLVFGPVLNSSWTEVRQSFTANRSGVARLGFAVGNWDPGTPVWIDDVSLRPVLSVGGGDAQSATPSALATQANAAVFALEQRADVRINVFDVGGRQIAGESRSLSAGTHTYIWDGLLHSGVRAPSGIYFVQVTGASVHAIKRIVMVR
- a CDS encoding DNA polymerase IV; the protein is MSHSRLILHFDMNSYFASVEQQANPKLRGRPVGIAATMAPGGCMIATSREAKALGIVTGMRVKDGLHIYPALKVVEVDPPKYHSTTEAIFRIMAEYSEDIEPYSIDEAFVDFTGDAHSLDEVAKIGEAFRQRIFREVGEWLRCSIGVAPTRWLAKFASDIAPKGGTVVLERRQVPSYLAGRPVTEAWGINKGYERRLHALGIFTLEDLYRYPVTNLMEALGVRGYELWANVQGIELGGVQEERDPKSIGHTHVLRERTRDHTFHRAVLMKLCEKTARELRQKNLEAHGIWAMARSVPSEYTRMAEGASHGGQRKLGDGLREGRKLFQLAWDMLAPEVHGRFLTFLGIGTFRLRPRSGQLKIWPEVNHDAVEAVIDRVHERYGAYMLRWGAMWNVRKHAQERVGFRKTIAASTVLHDNSPRLARF